In Pseudomonas sp. PDM14, a genomic segment contains:
- a CDS encoding chalcone isomerase family protein: protein MPRLLILLFLLYTSSPLLADDAKHLEQAAFPDTYPLDDETLQRKRQAVLVYLWVDVYAAAFYTPAALEPAQAVERQSAQRLELYYVRNIDRDDVIKAAWATLERQHPPTTLQRLRTELDALHATFRDIKPGDRYALNHSPANGLSLERNGETVYRSANAELARAYLGIWLAPDGLSDTLRDTLLSEG from the coding sequence ATGCCCCGCCTGCTGATCCTGCTGTTTCTCCTGTACACCAGCAGTCCGCTGCTGGCCGACGACGCCAAGCATCTTGAACAAGCCGCCTTCCCCGACACCTATCCGCTGGATGATGAGACGCTGCAGCGCAAACGCCAGGCCGTACTGGTCTACCTGTGGGTCGACGTCTACGCCGCGGCCTTCTACACCCCTGCCGCGCTCGAGCCAGCCCAGGCGGTCGAGCGCCAGAGCGCCCAGCGCCTGGAACTCTACTATGTGCGTAACATCGACCGCGACGACGTGATCAAGGCGGCCTGGGCCACCCTGGAGCGCCAGCACCCGCCAACCACGTTGCAGCGTCTGCGCACCGAACTCGACGCGCTGCACGCCACCTTCCGCGACATCAAACCGGGCGACCGCTATGCCCTGAACCACTCGCCCGCAAACGGCCTGAGCCTGGAGCGCAATGGCGAGACGGTCTACCGGAGCGCCAATGCCGAACTGGCACGCGCCTACCTGGGCATCTGGCTCGCCCCCGACGGCCTGTCGGACACGCTACGCGACACGTTGCTGAGCGAAGGCTGA
- a CDS encoding glyceraldehyde-3-phosphate dehydrogenase, whose amino-acid sequence MWKVLPVTQKPDQCLGEWIDREALAEAMIPMIGQLYRNNSVVTSIYGRGLINRSVIDILKAHRFARHRLADDSELSVHDTFPILKAMSELKLGAASVDLGKMASKFKAEGNGRAVEQFVKDELADVVGKQNGAAREGTDVVLYGFGRIGRLLARILIEKTGGGDGLRLRAIVVRKGASNDLVKRASLLRRDSVHGKFDGTITIDEENNTLTANGNLIQVIYAKSPTEVDYTQYGIKNALLVDNTGVWRDAEGLGQHLACPGVDRVVLTAPGKGALKNIVHGINHSEITADDKIISAASCTTNAIVPVLKAVNDQYGIVNGHVETVHSYTNDQNLIDNFHKGSRRGRSAALNMVITETGAATAAAKALPILKGKLTGNAIRVPTPNVSMAILNLNLEKATTREEINEYLRQMAMHSDLQKQIDFVQSQEVVSTDFVGSRHAGVVDAEATIANDNRVVLYVWYDNEFGYSCQVVRVMEDMAGVNPPAFPR is encoded by the coding sequence ATGTGGAAGGTATTGCCCGTGACCCAGAAGCCCGACCAGTGTCTCGGTGAGTGGATCGATCGTGAAGCCCTCGCGGAAGCGATGATCCCGATGATCGGCCAGCTCTACCGCAACAACAGCGTGGTGACCTCGATCTACGGCCGTGGTCTGATCAACCGTTCGGTGATCGACATTCTCAAAGCCCACCGTTTCGCCCGTCACCGCCTGGCGGACGACAGCGAGCTGTCGGTGCACGATACCTTCCCGATCCTCAAGGCCATGAGCGAGCTCAAACTCGGCGCGGCTTCCGTGGACCTGGGCAAGATGGCCAGCAAGTTCAAGGCTGAAGGCAATGGCCGTGCCGTCGAGCAGTTCGTCAAGGACGAGCTGGCTGACGTGGTTGGCAAGCAGAACGGCGCTGCCCGCGAAGGCACCGACGTCGTCCTGTACGGCTTCGGTCGCATTGGCCGCCTGCTGGCGCGCATCCTGATCGAGAAAACCGGTGGTGGCGACGGCCTGCGTCTGCGCGCCATCGTCGTGCGCAAGGGCGCCAGCAACGACCTGGTCAAGCGTGCCAGCCTGCTGCGCCGCGACTCGGTACATGGCAAGTTCGATGGCACCATCACCATCGACGAAGAGAACAACACCCTGACCGCCAACGGCAACCTGATCCAGGTGATCTACGCCAAGTCGCCGACCGAAGTCGACTATACCCAGTACGGCATCAAGAATGCCCTGCTGGTCGACAACACCGGCGTATGGCGCGATGCCGAGGGCCTGGGCCAGCACCTGGCCTGCCCGGGTGTTGACCGCGTGGTGCTGACCGCACCGGGCAAGGGCGCGCTGAAGAACATCGTGCACGGCATCAACCACAGCGAAATCACCGCTGATGACAAGATCATCTCCGCGGCTTCGTGCACCACCAACGCCATCGTGCCGGTGCTGAAAGCGGTGAATGACCAGTACGGCATCGTCAACGGCCACGTTGAAACCGTTCACTCGTACACCAACGACCAGAACCTGATCGACAACTTCCACAAGGGCAGTCGTCGTGGTCGCAGTGCCGCGCTGAACATGGTCATCACCGAGACCGGCGCCGCTACCGCCGCTGCCAAGGCTCTGCCGATCCTGAAAGGCAAGCTGACCGGCAACGCCATTCGCGTCCCGACGCCGAACGTGTCGATGGCCATTCTCAACCTGAACCTTGAGAAGGCCACCACCCGCGAAGAGATCAACGAGTACCTGCGCCAGATGGCCATGCACTCGGACCTGCAGAAACAGATCGACTTCGTTCAGTCGCAGGAAGTGGTGTCCACCGACTTCGTCGGCTCGCGCCACGCCGGCGTGGTCGACGCCGAAGCCACCATCGCCAACGACAACCGTGTCGTCCTCTATGTCTGGTACGACAACGAGTTCGGCTACAGCTGCCAGGTGGTGCGCGTGATGGAAGACATGGCCGGGGTCAACCCGCCAGCTTTCCCGCGTTAA
- the mfd gene encoding transcription-repair coupling factor: MPASVLRLPTLPASAGKQHWGNLPGAALSLAIAEAASAAKRFTLLLTADSQSAERLQEELAFFAPDLPVLHFPDWETLPYDLFSPHQDIISQRIAALYRLPQLKHGVLVVPISTALHRIAPTRFLLGSGLVLDVGQTLDVEEMRARLEAAGYRCVDTVYEHGEFAVRGALIDLFPMGSDTPFRIDLFDDEIETLRTFDPETQRSVDKVESIRLLPAREFPLDKKSVTDFRGRFRERFDVDFRRCPIYQDLSTGITPAGIEYYLPLFFEQTATLFDYLPQDTQVFSLPGIEKAAEQFWSDARNRYEDRRVDPERPLLPPADIFLPVDDCFGRLKNWPRVVVSQQDIEVGVGSERFNASALPDLAIQAKASEPLATLRRFIEEYSGRVLFCAESAGRREVLLELLARLKLKPQEVSGWPEFTASKARLAITIAPLDEGLLLDDIALIAESPLFGQRVMQRRRREKSRDGGDNVIKNLTELREGAPVVHIDHGVGRYLGLITLEIEGQTAEFLALQYAEEAKLYVPVASLHLIARYTGSDDALAPLHRLGSETWQKAKRKAAEQVRDVAAELLDIYARRAAREGYAFKDPLADYATFSAGFPFEETPDQQTAIEAVQADMLAPKPMDRLICGDVGFGKTEVAMRAAFIAVHSGRQVAVLVPTTLLAQQHYNSFRDRFADWPVTVEVMSRFKSAKEVNDAVAKLAEGKIDIVIGTHKLLQDDVRFKDLGLCIIDEEHRFGVRQKEQLKALRSEVDILTLTATPIPRTLNMAVAGMRDLSIIATPPARRLSVRTFVMEQNNPTIKEALLRELLRGGQVYYLHNDVKTIEKCAADLAELVPEARIGIGHGQMRERDLEQVMSDFYHKRFNVLIASTIIETGIDVPSANTIIIERADKFGLAQLHQLRGRVGRSHHQAYAYLLTPPRKQLTDDAQKRLEAISNAQDLGAGFVLATHDLEIRGAGELLGDGQSGQIQAVGFTLYMEMLERAVKAIRKGEQPNLDQPLGGGPEINLRVPALIPDDYLPDVHARLILYKRIANAADEDGLKELQVEMIDRFGLLPEPTKNLVRITLLKLQAEKLGIKKVDAGPQGGRLEFAQDTCVDPLTLIKLIQAQPKRYKFEGATQFKFQVPMERPEERFNTLEALFERLLTQSA, encoded by the coding sequence TTGCCCGCGTCCGTATTGCGCCTTCCCACATTACCCGCCTCCGCAGGCAAGCAACACTGGGGCAATCTGCCCGGTGCCGCGCTTAGCCTGGCGATCGCCGAAGCGGCCAGCGCCGCCAAACGCTTCACCCTGCTGCTGACGGCCGACAGCCAGAGCGCCGAGCGCCTGCAGGAAGAGCTGGCGTTCTTCGCCCCGGACCTGCCGGTGCTGCACTTCCCCGATTGGGAAACCCTGCCGTACGACCTGTTTTCGCCGCACCAGGACATCATTTCCCAGCGTATCGCCGCCCTTTACCGCCTGCCGCAGCTCAAGCACGGCGTGTTGGTGGTACCGATCAGCACCGCCCTGCATCGCATCGCGCCAACGCGCTTTCTGCTCGGTTCGGGCCTGGTGCTCGATGTCGGCCAGACCCTCGACGTCGAGGAAATGCGCGCCCGCCTGGAGGCCGCCGGCTACCGCTGCGTCGACACCGTTTATGAGCATGGCGAATTCGCCGTGCGCGGCGCGCTGATCGACCTGTTCCCGATGGGCAGCGACACGCCGTTTCGCATCGACCTGTTCGACGACGAGATCGAGACGCTGCGCACCTTCGACCCGGAAACCCAGCGCTCGGTGGACAAGGTCGAGTCGATCCGCCTGCTGCCGGCCCGCGAGTTTCCGCTGGACAAGAAATCCGTCACCGACTTCCGCGGCCGCTTCCGCGAGCGTTTCGACGTCGATTTCCGGCGCTGCCCGATCTACCAGGACCTCTCCACCGGCATCACCCCGGCCGGCATCGAGTACTACCTGCCGCTGTTCTTCGAGCAGACCGCCACCCTCTTCGACTACCTGCCGCAGGACACCCAGGTATTCTCCCTGCCCGGCATCGAGAAGGCCGCCGAGCAATTCTGGAGCGATGCGCGCAATCGCTACGAAGACCGCCGCGTCGACCCCGAGCGGCCATTGCTGCCGCCGGCCGACATCTTCCTGCCGGTCGACGACTGCTTCGGCCGCCTGAAGAACTGGCCGCGCGTGGTGGTCAGCCAGCAGGACATCGAGGTCGGCGTCGGCAGCGAGCGTTTCAACGCCAGCGCCCTGCCCGACCTGGCGATCCAGGCCAAGGCCAGCGAACCGCTCGCCACACTGCGCCGTTTCATCGAGGAATATTCAGGCCGGGTGCTGTTCTGCGCCGAGTCGGCCGGGCGCCGCGAGGTGCTGCTGGAGCTGCTCGCCCGCCTCAAGCTCAAGCCGCAGGAAGTTAGCGGCTGGCCGGAATTCACCGCGAGCAAGGCGCGCCTGGCGATCACCATCGCCCCGCTCGACGAAGGGCTGCTGCTCGACGACATCGCCCTGATCGCCGAAAGCCCGCTGTTCGGCCAGCGCGTGATGCAGCGCCGCCGCCGCGAGAAATCGCGCGATGGCGGCGACAACGTGATCAAGAACCTCACCGAGCTGCGCGAGGGCGCGCCGGTGGTGCACATCGACCACGGTGTCGGCCGCTACCTCGGCCTGATCACCCTGGAGATCGAAGGCCAGACCGCCGAGTTCCTCGCCCTGCAGTACGCCGAGGAGGCCAAGCTCTACGTGCCGGTCGCCAGCCTGCACCTGATCGCCCGCTACACCGGCAGCGACGACGCCCTCGCCCCATTGCACCGTCTGGGCTCGGAGACCTGGCAAAAGGCCAAGCGCAAGGCCGCCGAACAGGTGCGCGACGTGGCCGCCGAGCTGCTCGATATCTACGCCCGCCGCGCCGCCCGCGAAGGCTATGCCTTCAAGGACCCGCTGGCCGACTACGCCACCTTCAGCGCCGGTTTCCCGTTCGAGGAAACCCCGGATCAGCAGACCGCCATCGAAGCCGTGCAGGCCGACATGCTCGCGCCCAAACCGATGGACCGCCTGATCTGCGGCGATGTCGGCTTCGGCAAGACCGAGGTGGCCATGCGCGCCGCCTTCATCGCCGTGCACAGTGGCCGCCAGGTCGCCGTGCTGGTGCCGACCACCCTGCTCGCCCAGCAGCACTACAACAGCTTCCGCGACCGCTTCGCCGACTGGCCGGTGACGGTCGAGGTAATGAGCCGTTTCAAATCGGCCAAGGAAGTCAACGATGCCGTGGCCAAGCTGGCCGAGGGCAAGATCGACATCGTCATCGGCACCCACAAACTGCTGCAGGACGACGTGCGCTTCAAGGACCTGGGCCTGTGCATCATCGATGAGGAGCACCGCTTTGGCGTACGCCAGAAGGAGCAGCTCAAGGCCCTGCGCAGCGAGGTGGACATCCTTACCCTGACCGCCACGCCGATCCCGCGCACGTTGAACATGGCCGTGGCCGGCATGCGCGACCTGTCGATCATCGCCACGCCACCGGCGCGGCGCCTGTCGGTGCGCACCTTCGTCATGGAGCAGAACAACCCGACGATCAAGGAAGCGCTGCTGCGCGAATTGCTGCGCGGCGGCCAGGTGTACTACCTGCACAACGACGTGAAGACTATCGAGAAGTGCGCCGCCGACCTCGCCGAACTGGTGCCCGAGGCGCGCATCGGCATCGGCCACGGGCAGATGCGCGAACGCGACCTCGAACAGGTGATGAGCGACTTCTACCACAAGCGCTTCAACGTGCTGATCGCCTCGACCATCATCGAGACCGGTATCGACGTGCCGAGCGCCAACACCATCATCATCGAGCGCGCCGACAAGTTCGGCCTGGCCCAGTTGCACCAGTTGCGAGGCCGCGTCGGCCGTAGCCACCACCAGGCCTACGCCTACCTGCTGACGCCGCCACGCAAGCAACTGACCGATGACGCGCAGAAGCGCCTCGAGGCCATTTCCAACGCCCAGGACCTCGGTGCCGGCTTCGTCCTGGCCACTCACGACCTGGAAATCCGCGGCGCTGGCGAACTGCTCGGCGACGGTCAGAGCGGGCAGATCCAGGCAGTCGGCTTCACCCTCTACATGGAAATGCTCGAACGCGCAGTGAAGGCCATCCGCAAGGGCGAGCAGCCCAACCTCGACCAGCCGCTCGGCGGTGGCCCGGAGATCAACCTGCGCGTGCCGGCGCTGATCCCCGACGACTACCTGCCCGACGTGCATGCGCGCCTGATTCTCTACAAGCGCATCGCTAACGCCGCCGACGAAGATGGCCTGAAGGAACTGCAGGTGGAGATGATCGACCGCTTTGGCCTGCTCCCCGAGCCGACCAAGAACCTGGTGCGTATCACCCTGCTCAAACTGCAGGCCGAGAAGCTAGGTATCAAGAAGGTCGACGCCGGCCCGCAAGGCGGCCGCCTGGAATTCGCCCAGGACACCTGCGTCGACCCGCTGACGCTGATCAAGCTGATCCAGGCCCAGCCCAAGCGCTACAAGTTCGAAGGCGCCACCCAATTCAAATTCCAGGTGCCGATGGAGCGCCCGGAAGAACGATTCAATACACTCGAAGCCCTGTTCGAGCGTCTACTAACGCAATCCGCTTAA
- a CDS encoding CsiV family protein: protein MRVLRHLPLLLCLLAPSAFADALYQIEVIVFRQAGEPIVASQPAPDDWAVGSQPITGSERGTALDDAAAKLNPGAGYQVLLHKAWSQTLTPVPNKAAINVGNEQFGHYPVEGVIAFSQQERLVDIDADIWVNQFDGDALLTGSERIKQRSRLKNGELTYLDHGSLGMLIKVNPL, encoded by the coding sequence ATGCGTGTGCTTCGCCACCTTCCCCTGCTGCTCTGCCTGCTGGCCCCGTCCGCCTTCGCCGATGCGCTGTACCAGATCGAAGTGATCGTGTTCCGCCAGGCCGGCGAGCCCATCGTCGCCAGCCAGCCGGCCCCGGACGACTGGGCCGTGGGCTCGCAACCGATCACGGGCAGCGAGCGCGGCACCGCGCTGGACGATGCCGCCGCCAAGCTCAACCCGGGCGCCGGCTACCAGGTGCTGCTGCACAAGGCCTGGTCGCAAACCCTGACCCCGGTGCCGAACAAGGCCGCGATCAACGTCGGCAACGAGCAGTTCGGCCACTACCCGGTGGAAGGCGTGATCGCCTTCAGCCAGCAGGAGCGCCTGGTCGATATCGACGCCGACATCTGGGTCAACCAGTTCGACGGCGACGCCCTGCTCACTGGCAGCGAGCGCATCAAGCAGCGCAGTCGCCTGAAGAACGGCGAGCTGACCTACCTGGACCACGGCAGCCTGGGCATGCTGATCAAGGTCAACCCGCTGTAA
- a CDS encoding S-methyl-5'-thioinosine phosphorylase: MTVHAIIGGTGLTQLEGLTLHEALQLDTPYGPTSAPILRGSYAGRDVLFLARHGHPHRIAPHQVNYRANLWALKQAGAEAIIAVNAVGGIHAAMGSGHLCVAHQIIDYTWGREHTYFAGDDLEQVTHIDFSYPYDEALRGKLNAVLQALDYAHSSHGVYGATQGPRLETVAEIARMERDGCDIVGMTGMPEAALARELELPYVCLALVVNPAAGKSSGIITMAEIEQALLDGIGRVKAVLAGVLSA; the protein is encoded by the coding sequence ATGACTGTTCACGCCATCATCGGCGGTACTGGCCTCACCCAGCTGGAAGGGCTGACCCTGCACGAAGCGCTGCAGCTGGATACGCCGTATGGCCCGACTTCGGCACCAATCCTGCGCGGCAGCTATGCCGGCCGCGATGTGCTGTTCCTCGCCCGCCACGGCCACCCGCATCGCATCGCGCCGCACCAGGTCAACTACCGCGCCAATCTCTGGGCGCTCAAACAGGCTGGGGCGGAGGCAATCATCGCGGTCAACGCGGTCGGTGGTATCCATGCGGCGATGGGCAGCGGCCATCTTTGTGTAGCGCACCAGATCATCGACTACACCTGGGGCCGCGAGCATACCTATTTCGCTGGTGACGACCTCGAGCAGGTGACGCACATCGACTTCAGCTACCCCTACGACGAAGCGCTGCGCGGCAAGCTGAACGCCGTCCTGCAGGCGCTCGATTATGCGCACAGCAGCCACGGCGTGTACGGCGCGACCCAGGGCCCGCGTCTGGAAACGGTGGCCGAGATTGCGCGGATGGAGCGCGATGGCTGCGACATCGTCGGCATGACCGGCATGCCCGAGGCGGCCCTGGCGCGCGAGCTGGAGCTGCCCTATGTCTGCCTGGCGCTGGTGGTCAATCCGGCGGCGGGCAAGTCCAGCGGCATCATCACCATGGCCGAGATCGAGCAGGCGCTGCTCGACGGCATCGGCCGGGTGAAGGCGGTTCTGGCCGGCGTGCTCAGCGCCTGA
- the nagZ gene encoding beta-N-acetylhexosaminidase, which yields MFGSLMLDVQGTWLTAEDRQILRQPEVGGLILFARNIEDPRQVRDLSAAIRAVRPDLLLAVDQEGGRVQRLRQGFVRLPAMRALADNDNAEYLAEQCGWLMATEVLAVGLDLSFAPVLDLDYQRSAVVGSRSFTGDGELACTLAGAFIRGMAAAGMAATGKHFPGHGWAEADSHVAIPVDERSLDDIRANDLLPFQRLGARLAAIMPAHVIYPQVDERPAGFSRRWLQDILRGELGFQGVIFSDDLSMAGAHVVGDAASRIEAALTAGCDMGLVCNDRASAELALSALQRLKVQPPKGLARMRGQGFATTEYRQQPRWLAAISALRAAQLID from the coding sequence TTGTTTGGCTCGCTGATGCTGGATGTGCAGGGCACCTGGCTGACAGCCGAAGACCGCCAAATCCTGCGCCAGCCGGAAGTGGGCGGGTTGATCCTGTTTGCTCGCAATATCGAAGACCCCCGCCAGGTGCGCGATCTTTCTGCTGCGATTCGTGCCGTGCGCCCCGATCTGCTACTGGCTGTGGACCAGGAAGGCGGGCGCGTGCAGCGCTTGCGCCAGGGCTTCGTGCGCCTGCCGGCGATGCGCGCCCTGGCCGACAATGACAACGCCGAGTACCTGGCCGAGCAGTGTGGCTGGCTGATGGCCACCGAGGTGCTGGCGGTCGGTCTGGACCTGAGTTTCGCCCCGGTGCTGGACCTCGACTATCAGCGCAGCGCGGTGGTCGGTAGCCGCAGTTTTACCGGTGACGGCGAACTGGCCTGTACACTGGCTGGCGCTTTCATCCGTGGCATGGCTGCGGCCGGTATGGCCGCGACCGGCAAGCACTTCCCCGGGCATGGCTGGGCCGAGGCGGATTCGCACGTGGCGATCCCGGTCGACGAGCGCAGCCTGGACGACATCCGCGCCAACGACCTGCTGCCATTCCAGCGCCTGGGGGCGCGGCTGGCGGCCATCATGCCGGCGCATGTGATCTATCCGCAGGTGGACGAGCGTCCAGCCGGTTTTTCGCGTCGCTGGCTGCAGGACATCCTGCGCGGCGAACTGGGCTTCCAGGGTGTGATCTTCAGCGACGACCTGTCCATGGCCGGCGCCCACGTGGTGGGTGACGCTGCCAGCCGCATAGAGGCAGCGCTGACGGCGGGCTGCGACATGGGCCTGGTGTGCAACGATCGCGCCTCGGCCGAGCTGGCGCTGAGCGCCCTGCAACGCCTCAAGGTGCAGCCGCCCAAGGGGCTGGCGCGTATGCGTGGCCAGGGCTTCGCCACCACCGAGTACCGCCAGCAACCCCGCTGGCTGGCCGCGATCAGCGCCTTGCGCGCTGCGCAGCTGATCGACTGA
- a CDS encoding L,D-transpeptidase, producing the protein MRPLDFLHISIADQCLYGFAGGQLSLRLPVSTALNGPGEQSGSNCTPRGRHQVRVKIGEGLPLGAVLRGRRWTGEVWSTALAEQFPGRDWILSRILWLSGCEPGRNRLGQVDTFRRYIYLHGTPESEPMGVPLSHGCVRLRNADLLHLFPRVPLHCAVLIDEAPCPEWAVADLA; encoded by the coding sequence GCTGACCAGTGCCTGTACGGCTTCGCCGGCGGGCAGCTGTCATTGCGTCTGCCGGTTTCCACGGCGCTGAATGGCCCAGGTGAGCAGAGTGGTTCGAACTGCACACCGCGCGGCCGGCACCAGGTCCGGGTGAAGATCGGCGAGGGTCTGCCGCTCGGTGCGGTGCTGCGCGGGCGGCGCTGGACCGGCGAAGTCTGGTCTACCGCGCTCGCCGAGCAATTCCCCGGGCGTGACTGGATCCTCAGCCGCATTCTCTGGCTCAGTGGCTGCGAACCCGGGCGCAACCGCCTGGGCCAGGTCGATACCTTTCGCCGCTACATCTACCTGCACGGCACGCCCGAGAGCGAGCCGATGGGCGTGCCGCTTTCCCATGGCTGCGTGCGCCTGCGCAACGCCGACCTGCTGCACCTGTTTCCCCGCGTACCGCTGCACTGCGCAGTGCTCATCGATGAAGCGCCTTGCCCCGAGTGGGCGGTGGCCGACCTCGCTTAA